One Pantoea trifolii DNA segment encodes these proteins:
- a CDS encoding amino acid ABC transporter ATP-binding protein, translating into MSDVQPLVRARNVQKSYGDNEVLKGIDLDVFPGEVVVILGPSGSGKSTFLRCINHLEDMNAGSIMVGDDQIGYELKRGILHRLSARKIAHQRQKIGMVFQQFNLYPHMTVLQNIIEAPIGVHKFARQDALKHARELLATVGLSDKADAWPRHLSGGQQQRVAIARALAIKPALMLFDEPTSALDPELVGEVLATMRTLADQGLTMIVVTHEIGFAREAADRVVFMDGGVVVEQGSPEQVIGNPQHPRTQAFLSRFI; encoded by the coding sequence ATGAGTGACGTTCAGCCGCTGGTGCGTGCGCGTAATGTGCAGAAGAGTTATGGCGATAATGAGGTGCTGAAAGGCATCGATCTCGATGTGTTTCCCGGTGAAGTGGTGGTGATTCTCGGGCCATCGGGTTCGGGTAAATCTACCTTTTTGCGCTGCATTAATCATCTGGAAGACATGAATGCCGGTTCGATTATGGTGGGTGACGACCAGATCGGGTACGAGCTGAAGCGCGGTATTTTGCATCGCCTGTCGGCGCGTAAAATTGCTCATCAGCGTCAGAAAATCGGTATGGTGTTTCAGCAGTTCAACCTCTATCCGCATATGACGGTGCTGCAAAACATCATTGAAGCGCCGATTGGTGTGCACAAATTTGCGCGGCAGGACGCGCTCAAGCATGCCCGTGAACTGCTGGCGACCGTGGGATTGAGTGACAAAGCCGATGCCTGGCCGCGTCATCTGTCAGGGGGGCAACAGCAGCGTGTGGCGATTGCGCGTGCGCTGGCGATTAAACCGGCGCTGATGCTGTTCGATGAACCCACTTCGGCACTCGATCCGGAGTTAGTCGGCGAAGTGCTGGCCACCATGCGCACATTAGCCGATCAAGGTCTGACCATGATTGTGGTGACCCATGAAATTGGTTTCGCGCGTGAGGCGGCCGATCGCGTGGTGTTTATGGATGGTGGCGTGGTGGTGGAGCAGGGCAGTCCGGAGCAAGTGATTGGTAATCCGCAGCATCCGCGCACGCAGGCGTTTCTCAGCCGCTTTATTTAG
- a CDS encoding aminotransferase-like domain-containing protein, with amino-acid sequence MTQSVDLEWLSQQITDASVKGITHAASTLIRDGQITIGMQMPAVRELAERLGVSPATVSAAWAQLKKQKVLAGKGRSGVWVSGNSVMPRPIRFEKIGNYGENVQASLAMASPDPDLLPDLRQAMLAGIGSPQLNSYQREAISPQLQDAVTPRWPYPAEAWLATDGGFDAMNLIVQTLLSPGDRVVIEDPTATRLLDILDNIGAEILPLPCDEQGPIPSALSTLMQKSPAMFIYQPRTHSATGHSVSQRRSAELARVLANSSTIIVEDDGIGDLSRWPVFSLGFHYPERVLHVHSFSKAYGPDLRLAVLSGTAEMVKRLQAWRNFGVSWTSRILQDAVAWMLNDEQTQQRIQQAKATYAQRRQQLLAALAKRGLVLEERDGLSVWIPVESEQYAMITLAARGIAVLPGERCSINSRQFIRVSAALLPFAQLDSIADAIVIASGRELNLNPEL; translated from the coding sequence ATGACGCAAAGTGTGGATTTGGAGTGGCTTAGCCAGCAGATCACGGATGCCTCCGTCAAAGGCATCACGCATGCGGCATCAACACTGATTCGCGATGGGCAGATTACAATTGGCATGCAAATGCCGGCGGTGCGTGAGTTGGCTGAGCGACTAGGCGTGAGTCCGGCAACGGTTTCCGCAGCCTGGGCGCAACTGAAGAAGCAGAAAGTGCTGGCGGGGAAAGGTCGCAGCGGTGTGTGGGTGAGCGGCAACAGCGTAATGCCGCGTCCGATTCGTTTCGAGAAGATCGGTAATTACGGTGAGAATGTTCAGGCGTCACTGGCAATGGCTTCACCAGATCCAGACTTGTTACCGGATCTGCGTCAGGCGATGCTGGCTGGCATTGGCTCACCGCAACTGAATAGCTACCAGCGCGAGGCGATTTCACCGCAATTGCAGGATGCCGTGACGCCGCGCTGGCCCTATCCCGCCGAAGCCTGGCTGGCGACCGACGGTGGTTTTGATGCCATGAACCTGATTGTGCAAACCTTGCTGTCTCCAGGCGATCGTGTGGTGATTGAAGATCCTACTGCCACACGATTACTGGATATTTTAGACAACATTGGCGCTGAAATTTTGCCGTTGCCGTGCGATGAGCAAGGGCCAATTCCCTCGGCGCTGAGCACGCTGATGCAGAAATCGCCGGCGATGTTTATCTATCAGCCGCGCACCCATTCAGCCACCGGACACAGCGTGAGTCAGCGACGCAGTGCAGAGCTCGCACGTGTGCTGGCTAACAGCAGCACCATCATCGTGGAAGATGATGGCATTGGTGATCTGTCGCGCTGGCCGGTGTTTAGCCTCGGCTTCCACTATCCCGAACGCGTGCTGCATGTGCACTCATTTTCCAAAGCTTATGGACCAGATTTGCGTCTGGCGGTGTTATCAGGCACTGCGGAAATGGTGAAGCGTCTGCAAGCGTGGCGCAACTTTGGCGTCAGCTGGACCAGCCGTATTTTGCAGGATGCCGTGGCGTGGATGCTCAACGACGAGCAGACTCAGCAGCGTATTCAGCAGGCCAAAGCCACCTATGCGCAACGTCGCCAGCAATTACTGGCAGCGCTGGCGAAACGCGGTTTGGTGCTGGAGGAGCGCGATGGATTAAGCGTGTGGATTCCAGTGGAATCGGAGCAGTACGCGATGATCACGCTGGCCGCGCGAGGCATTGCCGTGCTGCCCGGCGAACGCTGTAGTATTAACAGCCGGCAATTCATTCGCGTCAGTGCGGCGTTGCTGCCTTTTGCACAACTCGACAGCATCGCCGATGCCATTGTGATTGCCAGCGGACGCGAGCTAAATCTCAACCCAGAGCTTTAA
- a CDS encoding deaminated glutathione amidase: MKVAMGQFAVSREWQENTDICIGLMNQALAGGADLLVLPEGVLARDIADPDLVLKAAQPLDGPFVTQLLAVSKGNNLTTMMSVHVPTEGQKALNVLIAIRNGEIIAKYVKLHLYDAFAMQESQRVNPGREIPPLVDVAGMKVGLMTCYDVRFPELARRLVLDGADVLVLPAAWVKGPLKEMHWELLTTARALENTCYMVAVGECGPRNIGNSLVIDPLGVAIAKAPESAALVFADLDPQRIAYARSVLPVLENRCFARPELKPL, from the coding sequence ATGAAAGTAGCAATGGGGCAATTTGCCGTCAGCCGTGAATGGCAGGAAAACACTGATATCTGCATCGGATTGATGAACCAGGCGCTGGCGGGCGGCGCGGATCTGCTGGTGCTGCCGGAAGGCGTGCTGGCGCGTGATATCGCCGATCCCGATCTGGTGCTGAAAGCGGCGCAGCCGCTGGATGGTCCTTTCGTCACGCAGTTGCTGGCGGTTAGCAAAGGCAACAACCTGACCACCATGATGAGCGTGCACGTGCCGACAGAAGGGCAGAAGGCGCTCAACGTGCTGATCGCCATTCGTAACGGTGAAATCATCGCCAAATACGTGAAGCTGCACCTGTACGATGCCTTCGCCATGCAGGAGTCGCAGCGCGTGAATCCAGGGCGCGAGATTCCGCCGCTGGTTGACGTGGCTGGCATGAAAGTGGGGTTGATGACCTGCTACGACGTGCGCTTCCCGGAGTTGGCACGTCGCTTAGTGCTCGACGGCGCCGATGTGTTGGTGCTGCCGGCTGCATGGGTGAAAGGGCCGCTAAAAGAGATGCACTGGGAATTGCTGACCACCGCGCGTGCGCTGGAAAACACTTGCTACATGGTGGCGGTGGGCGAATGCGGTCCACGCAACATCGGCAACAGTCTGGTGATCGATCCGTTGGGCGTGGCGATCGCCAAAGCGCCGGAATCAGCCGCGCTGGTGTTTGCCGATCTCGATCCACAGCGCATCGCCTATGCACGCAGCGTACTGCCGGTGCTGGAGAATCGTTGTTTCGCTCGTCCCGAACTTAAACCACTTTGA
- the tatE gene encoding twin-arginine translocase subunit TatE codes for MEGISIAKLLIIGALIVLLFGTNKLRSLGGDLGSAIKGFKKAMKDDESGASKSSVEEAPAERVSHKE; via the coding sequence ATGGAAGGTATCAGTATTGCCAAACTGCTGATCATCGGTGCGCTCATCGTACTGCTTTTTGGCACCAACAAGTTACGTTCACTGGGTGGCGATCTGGGTTCCGCAATCAAAGGCTTTAAGAAAGCCATGAAAGATGATGAATCCGGCGCATCCAAAAGCAGCGTTGAAGAAGCGCCTGCTGAACGTGTCAGCCACAAAGAGTAA
- a CDS encoding amino acid ABC transporter permease, whose protein sequence is MSPVTNNSRARDKADVQQRDVAFARSAPTYGRWISWILVLVIAADFLWLVATNPNFEWNVVLQWFTEGSVMKGLQVTLGLTVVSMILGTLLGLLLGVWRLSDNKLLSGLSSLYIWFFRGTPLLVQLIFWYNLSTLFPTISITIPWTDITFASWNTNDLITPLTAAIAGLALNEAAYMAEIIRAGLLSVDNGQVETTQAFGMSRSRALRRVIIPQAMRSIIPPTGNQLISMIKATSLVSVIAMGDLLYSVQAVYNRTFEIIPMLMVAVIWYLFITSILNVGQSAIERYYARGTTRTVVNKRRVAANEAAPAVAHRLKEDV, encoded by the coding sequence ATGAGTCCGGTCACCAACAATTCGCGAGCCAGGGATAAGGCCGACGTGCAGCAGCGCGATGTGGCTTTTGCCCGCAGTGCGCCCACTTATGGGCGCTGGATCTCATGGATTTTGGTGCTGGTTATTGCCGCAGACTTCCTCTGGCTGGTGGCGACCAACCCCAATTTTGAGTGGAACGTCGTGCTACAGTGGTTCACCGAAGGTTCGGTGATGAAAGGCCTGCAGGTTACGCTCGGCTTAACGGTGGTGTCGATGATTCTTGGCACGCTGCTGGGGCTGTTGCTGGGCGTGTGGCGTCTTTCGGATAACAAATTGCTGAGCGGCTTATCGTCGCTCTACATCTGGTTTTTCCGTGGTACGCCGCTGCTGGTGCAGCTGATCTTTTGGTACAACCTGTCGACGCTGTTTCCCACGATCTCGATCACTATTCCGTGGACGGATATCACCTTTGCCAGCTGGAATACCAACGATCTGATTACGCCATTGACCGCAGCGATTGCTGGACTGGCGCTTAATGAAGCGGCCTATATGGCCGAGATCATTCGCGCTGGCTTACTGTCAGTGGATAACGGTCAGGTTGAAACCACGCAGGCGTTTGGCATGAGCCGCAGCCGCGCGCTGCGCCGTGTCATCATTCCACAGGCGATGCGTTCGATCATTCCGCCAACCGGCAACCAGTTGATTAGCATGATCAAAGCGACCTCGCTGGTGAGTGTGATCGCCATGGGCGATCTGTTGTACTCGGTGCAGGCCGTGTATAACCGCACCTTTGAAATTATCCCGATGTTGATGGTCGCGGTGATCTGGTATCTGTTTATCACCTCGATTCTCAATGTCGGCCAGTCTGCCATCGAGCGTTACTACGCACGCGGCACTACCCGCACGGTGGTGAACAAACGTCGTGTTGCCGCTAACGAAGCCGCGCCAGCCGTCGCGCACCGTCTGAAGGAGGATGTATGA
- a CDS encoding ABC transporter substrate-binding protein, which yields MVTIRLAVRDWDYFTPLALGDIKPEGFTLEIDRVGTLVDNLASSDKYDAGEVSFSRFAQARAKGDTSLLGLPHFLMRGFRQRCIITCSDSPITTPAQLKGKKIGVTGWQDSGNTWTRTVLREAGVEIDDAYWFAGRLTEDHPIVDRLAGFGRPGRIEPAPGERPLIELLKAGELDAVFTPFMPEGFFLADSGLRQLQVDFAAAERDYFNRVGYVPGIHLLALKPALAEAHPWLPQALSDIIDRSYQMWMKKREKYADTTPWLLDDLRRTAQELPANWNQNGFSVNKKMIADFANELFQQGLTQTLLTPEAIFPAAARGE from the coding sequence ATGGTAACCATCAGACTGGCGGTACGTGACTGGGATTACTTCACACCGCTGGCACTTGGCGATATCAAACCGGAAGGTTTCACGCTGGAGATCGATCGCGTTGGCACGTTGGTGGATAACCTCGCCAGCAGCGATAAATACGATGCCGGTGAAGTGTCGTTTAGCCGCTTTGCTCAGGCGCGGGCTAAAGGTGACACTTCGCTGCTGGGCCTGCCACACTTCCTGATGCGCGGTTTCCGCCAGCGCTGCATCATCACGTGCAGCGACAGCCCGATTACCACGCCAGCGCAGCTGAAAGGAAAAAAGATTGGCGTAACCGGCTGGCAGGATTCAGGCAACACCTGGACGCGCACCGTGCTGCGTGAAGCGGGCGTGGAGATTGATGATGCGTACTGGTTTGCCGGACGTTTGACCGAAGATCATCCGATTGTTGATCGTCTGGCCGGTTTTGGCCGCCCGGGCCGCATTGAACCGGCGCCAGGCGAGCGCCCCCTAATTGAACTGCTGAAGGCGGGCGAGCTGGATGCGGTCTTTACGCCCTTTATGCCGGAAGGTTTCTTCCTCGCCGATTCAGGTCTGCGCCAGTTGCAGGTGGATTTTGCCGCTGCTGAGCGCGACTATTTTAATCGCGTCGGTTATGTGCCGGGCATTCACTTGCTGGCGCTGAAGCCCGCTTTAGCCGAGGCGCATCCGTGGCTGCCGCAGGCGCTGAGCGACATCATTGACCGTTCATACCAGATGTGGATGAAGAAGCGCGAGAAATACGCCGACACCACGCCGTGGCTGCTGGACGATTTGCGGCGCACCGCGCAGGAATTACCCGCCAACTGGAATCAGAACGGATTTTCGGTTAACAAAAAGATGATTGCCGATTTTGCGAATGAGCTGTTCCAGCAAGGCCTAACCCAAACATTGCTGACGCCGGAAGCGATTTTCCCGGCTGCGGCGCGAGGAGAATAA
- a CDS encoding ABC transporter substrate-binding protein, with protein sequence MKILATAIALSLGLTACFAQAADAIPTQKVDQALHDRLPAEIKSSGKMISVNNGSFPPYEIVNGPHSMDGASADLTEALAQLLGVKIEHATVSGLSGVLTGINSGRYQMAIGPIGDYPDRQQKVDFIDFVQEFVVFGVQKGNPSKINGLEDTCGKRIAVMAAGSAEQVIRKQSDACVAAGKPAVVVQSFTDQPSSILAVRSKRSDAFFSSQAPLTYFIEQANGQLELSGKGQKNGFGDIFQGTVVPKGSELGNVVLDAYKELFSNGTYAAIMKKWKLDGNVLQQPGRNLAQGAAK encoded by the coding sequence ATGAAAATTCTTGCTACCGCCATCGCGCTTTCATTGGGCCTGACGGCCTGTTTCGCTCAGGCGGCTGACGCTATTCCAACGCAAAAAGTGGATCAGGCACTGCACGATCGTCTGCCAGCAGAGATTAAAAGCAGCGGCAAAATGATCTCGGTGAACAACGGCTCCTTTCCTCCGTACGAGATCGTTAACGGTCCGCACTCAATGGATGGTGCCTCCGCCGATCTCACCGAAGCGCTGGCACAGCTGCTGGGCGTGAAGATTGAACATGCCACCGTCAGCGGTTTATCGGGCGTGCTCACCGGCATTAATTCTGGCCGTTACCAGATGGCGATTGGGCCGATTGGGGATTATCCGGATCGTCAGCAGAAGGTCGATTTTATCGACTTCGTACAGGAGTTCGTGGTGTTTGGCGTGCAGAAAGGCAATCCATCCAAGATTAACGGTCTGGAAGATACCTGCGGCAAACGCATTGCGGTGATGGCGGCGGGTTCAGCGGAGCAGGTGATTCGTAAGCAGTCCGATGCCTGTGTCGCGGCGGGTAAACCGGCGGTGGTGGTGCAATCCTTTACCGATCAACCCTCATCGATTTTAGCCGTGCGCTCAAAACGCTCCGATGCCTTCTTCTCATCGCAGGCGCCACTGACTTACTTTATCGAACAGGCTAACGGTCAGCTGGAGCTGTCGGGCAAAGGCCAGAAAAACGGCTTTGGCGACATTTTCCAGGGCACCGTGGTACCGAAGGGGTCGGAACTCGGCAATGTGGTGCTGGATGCTTACAAAGAGCTGTTCAGTAACGGCACCTACGCGGCCATCATGAAGAAGTGGAAGTTAGACGGCAACGTGTTGCAGCAACCGGGACGTAACCTGGCGCAAGGGGCAGCAAAATGA